A region of Allocoleopsis franciscana PCC 7113 DNA encodes the following proteins:
- a CDS encoding GNAT family N-acetyltransferase: MDIAFKIADYSDIEILVQLIREFHEIEHLPFDESKIRPLLAKIMRENSLGQVWLIQDSGEAIAQSTPPTVLGYIVLTFGYSLEFLGRDAFIDELYIRESHRGQGVGTRALQFVQQVCPSLGIQALHLEVARKNTAAKRLYRKVGFEDHDRYLMTQWMAT; encoded by the coding sequence ATGGACATCGCATTCAAAATTGCCGATTATTCAGATATTGAAATCCTAGTCCAGCTGATCCGAGAGTTTCATGAAATTGAGCATCTTCCCTTTGATGAGAGTAAGATTCGCCCTTTATTGGCAAAAATTATGAGAGAAAATTCTCTAGGACAGGTGTGGTTGATTCAAGATAGTGGGGAAGCGATCGCACAGAGTACACCACCAACGGTGCTCGGTTACATTGTCCTAACGTTTGGGTATAGTTTAGAATTTTTAGGGCGCGATGCATTTATTGATGAACTTTATATTCGGGAAAGTCATCGGGGACAAGGAGTAGGAACGAGAGCTTTACAGTTTGTACAACAGGTGTGCCCCTCACTGGGAATTCAAGCCCTTCATTTAGAAGTTGCTCGCAAAAATACAGCCGCAAAACGCTTATATCGTAAGGTGGGCTTTGAAGACCACGATCGCTACTTGATGACTCAATGGATGGCAACCTGA
- a CDS encoding putative selenate ABC transporter substrate-binding protein, which translates to MKNVLWSGLLLLLLPLAACSPQTNGTSGTTGTREAKTLSMGAIPDQDPQKLQRQYNKLAAYLEKELGVPVKYKPVTDYSAAVTAFKVGDLELVWFGGLTGVQARLQVPGAEAIAQRDADEQFHSLFIANKKSGIKPFKDISGLKQLKGHTFTFGSDSSTSGRLMPQYFIQQAGLKLEDFKGQAGFSGDHDKTIKLVEAGTYDVGAVNEKVWEKRAKAKEVDLNKVEVLWRTPAYYDYHWVIHPSVKKKYGEDFVKKVQDAFFKLDPKVPEQKEILDLLEAKKFIPTQNSNYGQIEAVGREIGKIK; encoded by the coding sequence ATGAAAAATGTTTTGTGGTCGGGTTTATTACTGTTGTTGCTGCCATTAGCCGCTTGCTCACCGCAAACAAACGGAACTTCAGGGACAACAGGCACCCGTGAGGCAAAAACTCTCTCCATGGGTGCCATTCCTGACCAAGACCCGCAGAAGTTGCAGCGTCAATACAATAAGTTAGCTGCCTACCTGGAGAAAGAACTAGGTGTACCCGTGAAATATAAGCCTGTGACCGATTACAGCGCGGCTGTGACTGCGTTTAAGGTGGGGGATTTGGAGTTAGTTTGGTTCGGGGGATTGACGGGGGTTCAGGCACGCTTGCAGGTACCCGGTGCAGAAGCGATCGCACAACGCGATGCAGACGAGCAGTTCCACAGTCTTTTCATTGCTAACAAAAAGAGTGGGATAAAACCGTTTAAAGATATATCGGGTCTAAAACAACTCAAAGGTCATACCTTCACATTTGGTAGTGATTCCTCTACCTCTGGGCGTTTGATGCCTCAATATTTTATCCAACAAGCTGGACTTAAGTTGGAAGATTTTAAGGGTCAAGCTGGCTTTTCCGGAGACCATGATAAGACCATTAAACTGGTTGAAGCCGGCACCTATGATGTTGGCGCAGTGAATGAAAAAGTCTGGGAAAAACGAGCGAAAGCCAAAGAAGTAGACCTGAATAAAGTAGAAGTCCTCTGGCGAACTCCAGCTTACTATGATTATCACTGGGTGATTCATCCAAGTGTGAAAAAGAAATATGGTGAGGATTTTGTCAAAAAAGTTCAGGATGCTTTCTTCAAGCTAGACCCCAAAGTGCCAGAACAAAAAGAAATTCTTGACCTCTTAGAAGCTAAAAAATTTATTCCCACCCAAAACTCTAATTATGGTCAAATTGAGGCCGTCGGTCGGGAAATTGGCAAAATAAAGTGA
- the bioB gene encoding biotin synthase BioB, with the protein MSTMSATRDRITQIYHQPLPDLLFEAQRTHREHHDPNAVQLCTLCNIKTGACPEDCAYCSQSVRNKTGLVPQELMSVEAVLAEAQAAKANGSTRFCMGAAWREVKDGPQFERVLEMVRQVAALDMEVCCTLGMLKPHQAERLKAAGLKAYNHNLDTSPSYYDQIITTRTYKDRLETIQAVSSAGISVCCGGILGMGESLQDRLELLEALGRLDPAPESIPINCLIPVKGTPLEDASPIDSIELVRTIATTRILFPKAMVRLSAGRVQMSDELQALCMLAGANSIFTGPVLLTAPNPTRSHDEEMLERLGMVPKPLA; encoded by the coding sequence ATGTCTACCATGTCCGCAACGCGCGATCGCATCACGCAAATCTACCACCAGCCCCTACCCGATCTTCTCTTCGAGGCTCAACGCACCCACCGGGAACACCACGACCCCAACGCCGTTCAGCTTTGCACCCTCTGCAACATCAAAACAGGTGCCTGTCCTGAAGACTGTGCCTACTGCTCCCAAAGTGTTCGCAACAAAACAGGACTCGTCCCGCAAGAATTAATGAGTGTTGAAGCGGTGCTAGCCGAGGCACAAGCGGCGAAAGCCAATGGTTCCACACGGTTTTGCATGGGTGCCGCTTGGCGAGAAGTCAAAGATGGCCCCCAGTTTGAGCGCGTTCTGGAAATGGTGCGCCAGGTAGCCGCTCTCGACATGGAAGTCTGTTGTACTTTAGGTATGCTCAAGCCTCACCAAGCTGAACGTCTCAAAGCGGCTGGACTAAAAGCTTACAATCACAATCTGGATACCTCGCCCTCCTATTACGATCAAATCATCACGACGCGCACCTACAAAGACCGCTTAGAAACGATCCAAGCCGTCAGTTCGGCTGGAATTTCCGTCTGCTGCGGTGGCATTCTCGGTATGGGAGAATCCCTGCAAGACCGTCTTGAATTACTCGAAGCCCTTGGTAGACTTGATCCAGCTCCAGAATCCATTCCAATTAACTGCTTAATTCCGGTCAAAGGCACTCCCTTAGAAGATGCTTCACCGATTGATTCGATTGAGCTAGTGCGAACGATCGCAACCACCCGCATCTTATTTCCTAAAGCCATGGTGCGCCTTTCCGCCGGTCGGGTGCAGATGAGTGACGAATTACAGGCTTTGTGTATGCTTGCCGGTGCTAACTCGATCTTTACCGGCCCTGTCCTGCTAACTGCACCGAACCCAACTCGCTCTCACGATGAAGAAATGTTAGAACGACTGGGTATGGTTCCTAAACCTCTCGCCTAG
- a CDS encoding GAF domain-containing protein, with translation MVVAEFFIPHGHCYLWKPGLVGLHVVSDALTALAYYSIPLILIYFVTKRRDVPFNWIFLLFGAFIISCGTTHIMEIWTLWHPNYWLSGCIKAFTAIVSIYTASELVSLLPQALALPSTAQLEKEIRERQKAEAALLREKNHLAQAQKVAHVGSWEFDLTTQEIAWSDETFRIYGLTPGQPTPTLIEHRQKIHPEDGTVWETTVNELVVGKSGELEFRIVRPDGQVRHILAHGEPIFNADGQVYKLFGTVLDISDRIVAQQRERLVGEIALKIHHSLELDEILNTTVTEVRQFLETDRALIYRFNPDWSGYIAVESVGADFLSVLDMTINDHCFGSYYAQLYQQGRVRAIANIYTEGLQRCHIELLAPLQVTANLIVPILLGEKLWGLLIAHHCRGERNWQSYEIELLQQLATQVAIALQQSELYSRVQAELVERQRIEQELRISEELYRSVVTAMSEGIVLQQVDGRITACNASAEHILGLPAQEIFKRTSIDPPCWQTIYEDGSPFPGELHPAMVTLRTGKPQSNVIMGIRKLDGALIWIAINSQPLFHPKETQPYAVVTSFSDITDRRIAEEALRSLTQQERERALQLEQALKQLQHTQAQLVQNEKMVSLGQLVAGVAHEINNPTSFIYGNIYVASDYAQDLLHLIELYAKHYKEPVAEIAEYIERIDIDFIVEDFSKLLASMKEGAHRISEIVQSLRNFSRLDEMECKPVDIHQGIDNTLLILKHRLIQQFFSADGAASQELTGCDSIGGSEIQVIKEYGELPLIECYPGQLNQVFMNIISNAIDALADDHGSSIIDHGEESSNHRLPITNYQSPTIYIHTEVVDQNWIVIRIADNGLGIKAEAQPRIFDPFFTTKPPGKGTGLGLSISYQIVVDKHGGQLRCHSVPGLGTEFVIDLPISRSCSGIEQRALAELHSH, from the coding sequence ATGGTAGTAGCAGAATTTTTTATTCCCCACGGACATTGCTATCTCTGGAAGCCTGGGTTAGTAGGGTTGCATGTTGTATCAGATGCTTTGACAGCGCTAGCTTATTACTCAATTCCGCTAATCCTAATTTATTTCGTCACTAAGAGACGAGATGTACCCTTCAACTGGATTTTCCTATTATTTGGTGCCTTCATCATTTCTTGTGGCACCACTCACATTATGGAAATCTGGACGCTTTGGCATCCAAACTATTGGTTATCGGGTTGTATCAAAGCGTTTACTGCCATTGTCTCCATCTATACGGCGAGTGAGCTAGTCTCGTTACTTCCCCAAGCCCTAGCACTTCCTAGCACCGCCCAACTTGAAAAGGAAATTCGAGAACGCCAAAAAGCAGAAGCGGCATTGTTAAGGGAGAAAAACCACCTTGCTCAAGCGCAAAAAGTCGCCCATGTAGGAAGTTGGGAATTCGACTTAACGACTCAAGAGATTGCGTGGTCTGATGAAACCTTCCGGATTTACGGTCTCACGCCAGGACAACCAACACCAACCCTGATTGAACATCGACAAAAGATTCATCCAGAGGATGGAACGGTTTGGGAGACAACGGTTAACGAGCTTGTGGTCGGAAAATCTGGCGAATTGGAGTTTCGGATTGTGCGACCTGACGGTCAAGTCCGGCATATTTTGGCTCACGGAGAACCGATTTTTAACGCCGACGGTCAGGTTTATAAGCTATTTGGGACAGTACTGGATATTAGCGATCGCATCGTAGCCCAACAGCGAGAACGATTAGTCGGAGAAATTGCCCTCAAGATTCACCACTCCCTAGAGCTCGATGAAATTCTCAATACCACCGTCACGGAAGTTCGGCAGTTTCTCGAAACTGACCGGGCGCTGATTTACCGCTTCAATCCTGACTGGAGTGGGTATATTGCCGTTGAATCAGTAGGTGCTGACTTTCTATCAGTTCTAGACATGACCATCAATGACCACTGCTTTGGCTCATATTACGCTCAACTTTATCAGCAAGGTCGAGTCAGAGCGATCGCTAATATTTATACAGAAGGTCTACAACGTTGCCACATCGAATTACTCGCACCCCTTCAAGTCACTGCCAACTTAATCGTCCCGATTCTCTTGGGCGAAAAATTGTGGGGTCTATTGATTGCCCATCACTGTCGAGGTGAAAGGAACTGGCAGTCTTATGAGATCGAGCTATTGCAGCAGCTAGCAACACAAGTGGCGATCGCTCTCCAGCAGTCGGAACTCTATTCTAGGGTGCAGGCGGAACTCGTTGAGCGGCAACGGATCGAGCAAGAGCTACGCATCAGTGAAGAGCTATACCGTTCCGTCGTGACGGCAATGTCTGAGGGAATTGTACTTCAACAGGTGGACGGTCGGATTACGGCCTGCAATGCTAGCGCCGAACACATCTTGGGACTTCCAGCCCAAGAGATATTCAAACGAACCTCAATTGACCCGCCATGCTGGCAAACGATTTACGAAGATGGATCACCCTTCCCTGGTGAACTGCATCCCGCGATGGTGACCTTACGCACAGGCAAACCCCAGTCTAACGTGATTATGGGTATCCGCAAACTGGATGGAGCGCTCATCTGGATTGCGATTAATTCCCAACCGCTGTTTCACCCAAAAGAAACCCAACCCTATGCCGTCGTCACCTCATTTTCTGACATCACCGACCGCAGGATAGCTGAAGAGGCGTTGCGATCGCTCACCCAGCAAGAACGAGAGAGAGCGTTGCAACTAGAACAAGCCTTGAAACAACTCCAACACACCCAAGCCCAGTTGGTGCAGAATGAAAAAATGGTCAGTTTGGGTCAGCTAGTGGCAGGAGTGGCTCACGAAATCAACAACCCCACAAGCTTCATTTACGGCAATATCTACGTGGCGAGTGATTATGCTCAAGACTTGCTGCACCTGATCGAACTTTATGCCAAGCACTACAAAGAACCAGTTGCAGAAATTGCCGAATACATAGAACGCATTGACATAGATTTCATCGTTGAAGATTTCTCAAAACTGCTAGCCTCGATGAAAGAAGGCGCTCACCGGATTAGTGAGATCGTGCAGTCCCTACGGAACTTCTCCCGCCTTGATGAAATGGAGTGCAAGCCGGTCGATATTCATCAAGGTATTGATAACACCCTGCTCATCCTAAAGCACCGATTGATACAACAATTTTTTAGTGCTGATGGAGCGGCTTCGCAAGAGCTAACGGGATGCGATAGCATTGGCGGCTCTGAGATTCAAGTCATTAAAGAGTATGGTGAACTGCCCTTAATCGAGTGTTACCCAGGGCAGCTTAATCAGGTCTTTATGAATATCATCAGCAATGCCATTGATGCGTTGGCAGATGATCATGGGTCATCAATTATTGATCATGGAGAAGAAAGTTCCAATCACCGATTACCCATTACCAATTACCAATCACCAACGATTTATATTCACACTGAAGTCGTTGACCAGAATTGGATAGTCATCCGCATTGCTGACAACGGTCTTGGCATAAAGGCAGAAGCTCAACCAAGGATATTTGACCCGTTTTTTACGACCAAACCACCAGGAAAGGGGACGGGCTTAGGATTGTCGATTAGCTACCAGATTGTAGTAGATAAACACGGGGGTCAGCTTAGGTGTCATTCAGTCCCAGGTCTTGGGACTGAGTTTGTGATTGATCTGCCAATTAGCCGAAGCTGTAGTGGGATTGAGCAACGCGCACTAGCAGAATTGCACTCGCATTAG
- a CDS encoding heavy metal translocating P-type ATPase → MDNATLKLRGMSCASCANSIEETISLVPGVEECQVNFGAEQATVTYDPQKTDLEAIQNAVDAAGYSAYLLQEQDLLSGDDDAEKATRLAESRALTGKLWVAGIISILLVVGSLPLMTGLSLPWLPTWLHNPLLQLVLTTPVLFWCGVSFFINAWKAFKRHAATMDTLVAIGTGSAYLYSLFPTFFPEFFTTQGLPADIYYEAATVIVTLILLGRLLENRAKGQTSEAIRSLVGLQAKTARVIRQGTEVDIPIAEVVVGDVILVRPGEKIPVDGKIVDGSSTIDEAMVTGESVPVKKQTGDEVIGATINKTGSFKFQTTRVGKDTFLAQIVKLVQQAQGSKAPIQRLADKVTGWFVPAVIAIAIATFIIWYNIMGNVTMALITTVGVLIIACPCALGLATPTSIMVGTGKGAENGILIKGAESLELAHQLQTIVLDKTGTITQGKPTVTDFVTVNGTANSNELKLLRLAASVERNSEHPLAEAVVQYAQSQGVELTDSQKFEAIAGSGVQGYVSNQFVKIGTHRWMTELSIDTSALQTHWERLEYLGKTVIWIAVNGKIQAIMGITDAVKSSSVSAIRSLQRMGLSVVMLTGDNRRTAEVIAREVGIKRVFAEVRPDQKAATVEKLQSEGKIVAMVGDGINDAPALAQADVGMAIGTGTDVAIAASDITLISGDLQGIFTAIQLSRATMQNIKQNLFFAFIYNVAGIPIAAGILFPIFGWLLSPIIAGVAMAFSSVSVVTNALRLRNFQPKTLG, encoded by the coding sequence ATGGATAACGCAACGCTCAAACTCCGAGGGATGAGTTGTGCCTCTTGTGCAAACAGTATCGAAGAGACAATTAGCTTAGTGCCAGGGGTTGAAGAATGTCAGGTCAACTTTGGTGCAGAACAAGCCACTGTTACCTATGACCCCCAAAAAACAGACTTAGAAGCCATTCAGAATGCCGTCGATGCAGCAGGATACTCTGCCTACCTCCTCCAGGAACAAGACTTGTTGAGTGGGGACGATGATGCGGAAAAAGCGACTCGTCTCGCTGAGTCGCGTGCCTTGACAGGTAAGCTTTGGGTGGCTGGCATCATCAGCATACTGCTAGTTGTTGGCTCACTACCACTGATGACGGGACTCAGTCTACCCTGGCTCCCAACCTGGCTGCACAATCCTTTGTTGCAGTTAGTGCTGACAACACCCGTGCTGTTTTGGTGTGGGGTATCGTTTTTTATTAATGCCTGGAAAGCTTTCAAACGCCACGCGGCAACGATGGATACATTGGTAGCAATTGGTACAGGTTCCGCCTATCTTTATTCTCTTTTTCCTACCTTTTTTCCTGAATTTTTCACAACTCAAGGATTACCGGCTGATATTTACTATGAAGCCGCTACCGTCATCGTCACTCTGATTTTGTTGGGACGATTGTTAGAGAATCGCGCCAAGGGACAAACGTCAGAAGCCATCCGTTCTCTTGTGGGATTGCAAGCTAAAACGGCTCGTGTCATTCGCCAGGGTACAGAGGTCGATATTCCCATTGCTGAAGTGGTGGTGGGAGATGTAATTCTGGTTCGTCCGGGCGAAAAAATTCCGGTGGATGGAAAAATTGTTGATGGCTCCTCAACGATTGATGAGGCAATGGTAACGGGTGAAAGTGTGCCCGTGAAAAAACAAACAGGTGATGAAGTTATTGGAGCTACGATTAACAAAACTGGCAGCTTTAAGTTCCAAACCACACGAGTTGGAAAAGATACATTCCTAGCTCAAATTGTGAAATTAGTACAGCAAGCACAAGGCTCTAAAGCACCCATTCAACGATTGGCTGATAAAGTGACAGGATGGTTTGTACCTGCTGTGATTGCCATTGCGATCGCTACTTTCATAATCTGGTACAACATCATGGGGAATGTCACGATGGCGTTAATCACAACCGTGGGCGTTCTCATTATCGCTTGTCCCTGTGCGCTGGGTTTAGCCACACCTACATCAATCATGGTAGGTACAGGTAAGGGGGCAGAAAATGGCATCCTGATTAAAGGTGCAGAAAGTCTTGAACTGGCACACCAATTGCAAACGATTGTTCTCGACAAAACAGGTACTATCACTCAAGGCAAGCCGACTGTAACTGACTTCGTAACAGTCAATGGTACAGCCAATAGTAATGAACTCAAACTTTTGCGTTTAGCGGCATCTGTTGAACGGAATTCAGAACATCCCTTGGCTGAAGCGGTTGTGCAGTATGCTCAATCCCAAGGTGTGGAATTAACTGATTCACAGAAATTTGAAGCCATAGCAGGTAGTGGTGTACAAGGCTATGTATCGAATCAATTCGTGAAAATTGGGACGCACCGTTGGATGACTGAATTAAGCATTGATACAAGCGCTTTGCAAACACATTGGGAGCGATTAGAATACCTCGGTAAAACCGTAATTTGGATAGCAGTGAATGGCAAAATTCAAGCCATTATGGGCATTACCGATGCTGTGAAATCTTCTTCTGTCAGTGCAATTCGTAGTTTACAGCGCATGGGATTGTCCGTAGTTATGTTAACTGGAGATAATCGCCGTACTGCTGAAGTCATTGCGCGTGAAGTGGGGATTAAACGAGTCTTTGCCGAAGTTCGTCCAGATCAAAAAGCTGCAACGGTTGAGAAACTTCAGTCTGAAGGGAAGATTGTGGCAATGGTGGGCGATGGTATCAACGATGCACCCGCTTTGGCACAAGCCGATGTTGGTATGGCAATTGGAACGGGAACCGATGTTGCAATTGCTGCTAGTGATATCACCCTGATTTCTGGAGATTTACAAGGTATTTTTACCGCGATTCAACTGTCTCGCGCCACGATGCAAAACATCAAACAAAATCTATTCTTTGCCTTCATCTACAACGTAGCAGGAATTCCGATCGCAGCCGGCATTCTTTTCCCTATTTTTGGTTGGCTGCTCAGTCCCATTATTGCAGGTGTAGCCATGGCTTTTAGTTCTGTCTCCGTTGTTACAAACGCCCTGCGTCTGCGTAATTTTCAACCCAAAACCCTAGGTTAA
- a CDS encoding cupredoxin domain-containing protein produces MSKKVTFFGTLAVFGFLLGVISGAIAAEIPTEHSNTSTQRTTQFRRIEQPLSNKVAVTLGGLGLIGLELWWFKFNKPKSQKAVAADGGIQEVAVTVDGGYEPSRIVVQTGQPVRLNFFRKDKSSCLEQVLIPDFHIAVDLPLNEVTAVEFTPEQTGDYVFTCGMNMFRGSIEVQESNTG; encoded by the coding sequence ATGTCTAAGAAGGTTACGTTTTTTGGGACATTAGCGGTATTCGGATTTTTGTTAGGGGTAATTTCAGGAGCAATTGCCGCAGAAATACCGACTGAACACTCTAATACATCTACCCAAAGAACAACTCAATTCCGACGGATCGAACAACCATTAAGTAACAAAGTTGCGGTTACTCTTGGTGGATTAGGATTAATTGGGTTAGAACTTTGGTGGTTCAAATTCAATAAGCCAAAGTCTCAGAAAGCCGTGGCAGCCGATGGAGGAATTCAAGAAGTGGCTGTTACCGTCGATGGTGGCTATGAGCCGAGTCGTATTGTAGTGCAAACTGGTCAACCTGTGCGGTTAAACTTCTTCCGTAAAGACAAAAGCAGTTGTTTGGAACAGGTACTTATTCCAGATTTTCACATCGCCGTTGATTTACCGCTTAATGAAGTGACGGCGGTGGAGTTTACACCTGAACAAACGGGAGATTATGTTTTTACCTGCGGCATGAATATGTTTCGCGGTTCCATAGAAGTACAGGAATCTAATACTGGCTAA
- a CDS encoding LTXXQ motif protein, with amino-acid sequence MKIKLMPMLAGVLVLGAVAAPFAVNAQANPSAQRLLAQAQQGQRQGKEGKWAKLNLSDAQKQQMRQIKQETRAQIEAVLTPEQRAQMETMKQNRQGQNGQRQARQGQGRRGGMMASLNLTSEQQARIKEIMETQKSRMSQVLTPEQRQQMEQMRSQWQQQRQQRQQGN; translated from the coding sequence ATGAAAATCAAACTGATGCCAATGCTAGCGGGAGTACTTGTTCTTGGTGCTGTTGCAGCTCCCTTCGCCGTCAACGCCCAAGCTAACCCATCCGCACAGCGATTGCTAGCACAGGCACAACAAGGGCAACGTCAAGGTAAAGAAGGTAAATGGGCGAAGCTCAATCTAAGTGATGCTCAAAAACAGCAAATGCGTCAAATCAAGCAAGAGACTCGCGCCCAGATTGAAGCTGTCCTCACCCCAGAGCAACGGGCACAGATGGAAACGATGAAGCAAAACCGTCAGGGGCAAAACGGTCAAAGACAAGCTCGTCAAGGACAAGGACGGCGCGGGGGCATGATGGCATCCCTGAACCTGACATCAGAGCAGCAAGCCAGAATCAAAGAAATTATGGAAACACAAAAATCCCGCATGTCTCAAGTTCTGACACCTGAGCAGCGGCAACAAATGGAGCAAATGCGCTCACAGTGGCAACAACAACGGCAACAGCGTCAGCAGGGTAACTAG
- a CDS encoding sensor histidine kinase, translating into MSRPIQVQNHPFRFLLYLEWMLLFVAIFTELIPSPHQRIFRLPELTVSLIIGFGLIGLRLPTGKLRYKVLYTILEVFLILLTSITGGRTVRLFPLLYLIVVTRSCLIFQLPGRLMVTSLSFCLFLLTLLRRFQRIPTSPLLQERLQFFILGYALLFGLTFVFVLLSMNSMVAERQSREKLAIANEKLRQYALRIENQAILQERNRIARDIHDSLGHSLTALNIQLETALKLWQSNPDKAKTFLARAKDLGSQSLQEVRQSVSTMRSDPVQGRPLEDAIADLAEELHRSTGISPTCRLLVTRPLPAELHTAVYRIVQESLTNICKYAEASEVKIQLQATTHELNLIIQDNGRGFNVETNTTGFGLQGMRERTLALGGQLLIESQPGAGCQINAHFPLPHQL; encoded by the coding sequence GTGAGCCGTCCCATCCAAGTCCAAAATCATCCCTTTCGATTTCTACTCTACCTAGAGTGGATGCTGCTATTCGTTGCTATTTTTACTGAACTTATCCCTTCCCCCCATCAACGAATTTTTCGCTTACCAGAGCTAACTGTTTCGCTAATTATTGGCTTTGGGTTGATAGGCTTGCGATTACCCACAGGTAAGCTGCGTTACAAGGTTCTCTATACAATCCTAGAAGTTTTCCTGATTTTACTCACCTCAATTACAGGGGGAAGAACAGTCCGACTTTTTCCTTTACTCTATCTAATTGTGGTGACTCGCAGTTGCTTAATCTTTCAACTGCCCGGTCGTTTGATGGTGACGAGTTTATCGTTTTGTTTATTTTTGCTCACCTTACTCCGCCGCTTTCAACGTATACCCACATCACCCCTTTTACAGGAGCGATTACAGTTTTTTATTCTCGGATATGCGCTCTTATTTGGATTAACGTTCGTATTTGTCTTACTATCGATGAATTCAATGGTTGCCGAGCGTCAGAGCCGAGAAAAACTAGCGATCGCCAATGAAAAACTGCGGCAGTACGCCCTACGAATTGAAAATCAAGCCATCCTCCAAGAGCGAAACCGCATTGCCCGTGATATTCATGATTCTCTAGGACATTCCCTAACCGCACTCAATATTCAGCTCGAAACCGCCCTAAAGCTTTGGCAATCCAATCCTGACAAAGCGAAAACCTTTTTAGCACGGGCGAAAGACCTGGGTTCTCAATCGCTCCAAGAGGTACGACAATCCGTCTCTACTATGCGTTCTGACCCCGTGCAAGGGCGTCCCCTCGAAGATGCGATCGCCGATTTAGCAGAAGAACTTCACCGCTCAACGGGTATCTCTCCCACTTGTCGCCTGCTTGTCACCCGTCCCCTCCCGGCTGAGTTGCACACGGCTGTCTACCGAATTGTACAAGAATCATTGACAAATATTTGTAAATATGCAGAAGCAAGCGAAGTCAAAATTCAGCTACAAGCCACTACACACGAGCTGAACTTAATTATTCAGGATAATGGCAGAGGATTTAATGTAGAAACCAATACAACGGGTTTTGGCCTACAAGGGATGCGGGAACGCACTTTGGCATTGGGGGGTCAGTTGCTGATTGAAAGTCAACCCGGTGCTGGTTGCCAAATTAACGCCCATTTTCCCTTACCCCACCAACTATAA
- a CDS encoding response regulator, whose protein sequence is MIRILLVDDQGLIRQGLRALLELETDLEVVGEAENGQSAIALVETLHPDVVLLDIRMPVMDGVAVTREIGQRFTDTKVLVLTTFDDEQYVAQALHYGAKGYLLKDTPSEELAAAIRAVYKGYTQLGPGLFEKAMPKVPTPPTNPPDGWEQLTPREKEVLKLIAAGANNREIAESLYISEGTVKNHVTRILNQLGLRDRTQAAILAHSFLR, encoded by the coding sequence ATGATTCGGATATTACTTGTCGATGACCAGGGTTTAATTCGTCAAGGATTGAGAGCATTATTAGAACTAGAGACGGATTTAGAAGTTGTGGGAGAAGCGGAAAACGGGCAAAGTGCGATCGCGCTCGTCGAAACATTACACCCCGATGTCGTGCTGCTGGATATTCGGATGCCTGTGATGGATGGAGTCGCTGTCACACGAGAAATTGGTCAACGCTTTACGGACACAAAAGTCTTAGTCCTAACCACATTTGATGATGAACAATATGTCGCACAGGCGCTGCACTATGGGGCAAAAGGCTATTTGCTCAAAGACACCCCTTCGGAAGAGCTAGCGGCAGCCATTCGAGCCGTTTACAAAGGTTACACTCAACTGGGGCCAGGATTGTTTGAAAAGGCAATGCCAAAAGTTCCTACTCCTCCTACTAATCCTCCAGATGGTTGGGAACAGTTAACGCCGAGAGAAAAGGAAGTTTTAAAGTTAATTGCAGCCGGAGCTAATAATCGCGAGATTGCAGAATCGCTCTACATTTCCGAAGGAACCGTGAAAAATCATGTGACACGTATTCTTAATCAGTTAGGTTTGCGCGATCGCACCCAGGCCGCCATTTTAGCTCACTCCTTTTTACGCTAG